The sequence CAGTTCGAGGTCGCGAAGTTTGAACGGCGTGAACATGGGTGGCGCAGGCCGGTGCGGCGCTTGGGCCGAGTCGGCGACCCACGCCTCCACATCCGCGACGTACGCGCCGTCGCGCGTGCGCAGATTTTCGTGGCTGATGCGCTGACTTCTGGTCAACAGGCTATAGGCGAACTGCTCCGGGCCGAGCGACGCGTAGCGGTCGACGTGCTCGAACCACTCCATGCTATTGCGCGCCGCGTTCTGAAGCCGGAGAACTTCGACGGTGCGTTCGGCTTCGTAAGCCTCAAATGCCGTTTCGAGATTCGCGCTGGATGCCACCGCGCGTGCGAGCGCGATCGCATCCTCCATCGCCAGCTTCGTGCCGGAGCCGATGGAAAAGTGCGCCGTGTGGGCTGCGTCGCCGAGCAGCACGATATTGCCGTGGTGCCACGAGCGGTTGCGCACCTGGACGAATGTGACCCACGGGTTCGCGAGATGCGCAGCGTTGCAACGCAGCGCGTGGCCATCTAAGTAACGTCCGAAGAGCTTTTCGCAAAACGCTGTTGTCTGCGCGACGTTCATCGCGTCCAGTCCCGCCGCGCGCCAGGTCTCTTCGCGGCATTCCACGATAAACGTGCTCGTTTCGGGGTCGAACGGATACGCGTGCAGCGTGAACCATCCCGCCTCGGTTCGTTCGAAGGCGAAGGTGAATGCGTCGAGATGTTTTGCCGTGCCCATCCAGACATAACGACATTCGCGCGTTTCCAGCACCGGCCCGAACACGTCGGCGTGGATCGCACGAATGCGGCTGTTGGCTCCGTCGCACGCGACGATCAAATCGGCCCCGGCGACCTGCGCGTCGTCTGCTACATCGGTTTGGAACTGGATTTCGACGCCGAGCGCGGCGGCGCGACGCGCCAAGATATCGAGCAGCACGGTGCGGCGGATGCCGCTAAATCCTTGTCCGCCAGCCGTGATGAGCCGGCCGCGAAAGTGGATGTCGATGTCATCCCAATGGATAAATCCGTCTTCGATTTCGCGATGGCTCGGCGGATCCGCCAAAGCGAGATTGCCGAGCGTCTGATCGGAGAAAACGACGCCCCAGCCAAATGTGTCGCCAGGGCGGTTGCGCTCGTAGACGGTGATCGCGTGATTCGGATCGGACCGCTTCATGAGCAATGCGAAATAGAGTCCGGCCGGACCGCCCCCTATGCAGGCAATGCGCATGCGTCCTCCCGCCAAAGTGCTTTCAGCCTAAATATATTACATCTAAAGGAATTATGCAAGGAGGAGGCTTGCCCCGTTCCTGTAGGAGGGTGAGCAACGCTCACCCATTTTTGGGCAAGCATCGTTTGCCCCAGTACGGTCACCCTCCTACAAAGGTCGGGCCTACATCACGCCGTTAGGGCAGAATTTCATGTGCACGGCGTGCGGCACGTAGTACGCGTGCAGGTCGTAGTGCGCGAAGGGCATTCCTGGGTGGCCGTTCTTCAAATAGTCGATATCCACGTGGTCGATCGTATAGCCCGGCAGCGGCCGCAAGACGTTATCCCAGGAGCCGCCGGCCGCAAACTGTTTGGGTGTGAGCATGATCTCGGTGAATACCGGCTTCCCTTGATTGACGCCGTAAATCGTCGATCCGGCTAACGGCTTCGTCACGTCGGCGTAGTGCACGCCCATCGTCTTGACGCAGGGCGACACTTGAACGAAATTGGCGGGAATGGGTTTCGGCGGCGGCGGCGATTTAGCTGGCATCATCGAATCGGCGTACGCCGTCGCGACGGATAATGCGGCGGCGGTGGCGAGCCCAAACGCAATACGACCAAGGACCATCATGCGGACCTCCTTGACGCGTGTGTGAATTGCGCGGTAATTGCTACGCGGCTCTAAGAATTGCCTGCACCAGTTGCGCGACCGCGCGAGCGGCACGAACATCGAATATATGTGACGGCTTGGAACCGGCACGAAGTGGAGTTGGAAGGAACACACCGGCGGCGGCAAGATCGCGGTCGATGAGCTGGAGAACGGCCACGGCCGCGCCCTGTGCCGGATCGGTTTTGGCGGTGCGATGAGCGAGATATGTACGGTGGTGCATCGATTGGTAAGACACGGAAGTCGCCGGTCTGTGACATCGTGAGGTCATATAGATTCTCGTAGGAGGGTGAGCAACGCTCACCCAAAACGAGGCAAGCGATGCTTGCCCTCCTACCTAAGAACGGGGCAAGCGATGCTTGCCCTAATACGAGTTAGCCGCTCATCGCGGGATCGGCGAGCACACCTTCGACCGGCCGCACCACTCCCTGTAACTGCTCGTCGATGCCTTGCGGATACTTGCCCGTGAAGCAGCCGGTGCAAAGCTCGCGGCGATCGCGCTCGGTGGCGGCGATCAATCCATCCAGACTGAGGAATCCCAACGAATCCGCACCGATCTCCTCGCGTATCTGGGGCACGGTGAGATTGGCCGCGATCAACTGATCGTACGAGGCTGTGTCCACTCCTAAGAAACAGGGATGCCGCATGGGCGGACACGTGATGCGCACGTGCACCGACTTCGCGCCCGAACGCCGCAGCAGCGCCACCAACTGCTTGGTGGTTGTGCCACGAACGATGGAGTCGTCGACGAGGACGACGCGGCGGCCGTTCAGATTGGCGAGCAGCGGATTGAACTTCAGCTTCACGCCCTGCGCGCGGATCTGCTGATCGGGCTGGATGAATGTCCGCCCGATGTAACGGTTCTTCATCAAGCCTTCGATGTACGGCAGGCCCGATTCATCCGCGTAGCCGATGGCCGCCGCGGTCGCGCTGTCCGGAACGCCCATGACGACGTCGGCTTCGACAGCATGCTCTTTAGCCAGTTCGCGGCCCATGCGGTATCGCGCGAGATACAATTCGCGCCCAGCGTATACGGTATCCGGCCGCGAGAAATAGATGTACTCGAACACGCAATTCGCGCGTTTGAACTCGGTGGGCACCATGCGGCTGCGCATGCCGTTGGCATCGATGATGATGATCTCTCCGGGTTCCACCTCGCGCACGAACTCTGCGCCCACTGTGGACAACGCGCAAGACTCCGAAGCGAGCATCCAGCCGCCATTGTATTTTCCCAGGCAGAGCGGACGGATGCCCCACGGATCGCGAAAACCGAACAGCTGGGTTTCGGTGCACATGACGATGGAAAAAGCCCCGATGCAGCGGTCCATGGTGCGCACGATGCGCTCTTCCATGTCGCCGTCGGGTTCCAAGGCGATCAAGCGCGCCATGATGTCGGTGTCGGAGTTGCTCGTTGGAACGGTGGTGTCGCTAAGCAGATCGCGCAGAGCGCCGGTGTTCACTAGGTTTCCATTGTGCGCGATGGCGAACCAGCCGAGGTCGCAATGCATCATGAGCGGTTGCGCGTTGTACACAACCGACGATCCGCTCGTCGAATAGCGCGTGTGGCCTACCGATAGATGCCCCGAAAGTGCGCCGAGATGCGCTTCGTCGAACACCTGAGAGATGAGGCCCATCTCCTTGTGACAGCGCAACACGGCGCCATCGGAGACGGCCATGCCGGCGCTTTCCTGACCGCGATGCTGTAACGCATAGAGCGCGAAAAATGTGGCGCGGGCCACGTCTTGGCCCGGTGTGAAAAAGCCGCACACACCGCAGGCATCGTGTATGGCGTCCTCGCTGCCCTCCGGCTTAGGAAGGTAGCCGTTCCAACTCTGGGGCAGGGGCGTATCCATACACCTATGACACTACCGTATAGGCACAAACGTGTCAACCTTCGGGCAAACAAAACACACGCTGGCTTGCCGCTTGAGCACTACGAGTAGGACGCATGAGCGGAACGTCAAGCTCTAGTCAGCGGGTACTCTCGCCGCGATGTCGCTGCGGCACACCAGCTTCGTCCCCGGCGCCAGTCGCTTTCCGTACGCGCCGCAGGAGGCATAGGCGGCAGCGCGGGCATCCGCAATCGTGTCGCCCAGCGCCGTCACAGTCAATACGCGGCCGCCGGCAGCATCCACCGTCTCGCCATTGATCGCCGACGAGCCCCAAAACGTCGCGCCATCGACGTGGGGTAGCCCTTTCACGGGCTCGGATTTCAGTGGGTAGCCTTCCGTGGCAAGCACAACGCCGACGCACGCGCGCGACGTGAATCGCGGCTGATCCTTCTCCGCCACCTCGCCGTTCGCGCACCCGAGCAGCAGCGCAGCGAGATCGGACTCAAGGCGCGGCAACACAACTTCTGTCTCGGGATCGCCGAATCGCGCGTTGAATTCGAGCAACATCGGCCCGTCGGCAGTCACCATGACCCCGGCGTACAAGCAGCCGCGATAGTCGGTGCCATCGTGGCGGAGACCCTCGAGCGCCGGCGCCATGATCTCGACGCCGATCCGTGTCGATCCCGCGTCGTCTAGAACGTCTGCAGCCGGCGAATATGCGCCCATGCCGCCGGTGTTGGGGCCGGTATCCCCGTCGCCGGCGCGCTTATAGTCGCATGCCGGAGCGAGCGAGTACGCCCGGTGGCCGTCGGTGACCCACATGACCGACGCTTCCCGGCCGCGCAGCGCTTCCTCTAGGACAACTGTTGAGCCGCCGCCGGGAACCTTGCGTTCGCCGTACCAGCCCTCGAGGAGCGACCTCGCTTCGGCGACGGTCTCGCAGACGACGACGCCCTTGCCGGCCGCCAGGCCATCGGCCTTGACGACGACGCTGCCCCAGGCCCACTCGTTGAGTTGCCGCTGCGCCTGCTTCAAGTCGTGGACGAGACGGAATCGCGCCGTCGGAATGCCGTGGCGGGCCATGAATTGCTTGGCGAACGCCTTGCTCGACTCAAGCCGCGCGCCGTTCCGGTTTGGGCCGAACGTCGGTATCCCCGCAGCGCGCAACGCGTCGGCCAATCCGGCCGCTAGCGCAGCCTCCGGACCGATGACGGCCAGTCCGATTCCCTCAGCCAACGACTTTGCCACGATCTGCGGCGCCGCCGTCACTGGGGCGCCAGGCCAATTCGTTCCGAGGACGGCGGTGCCGGCGTTGCCGGGTGCGGTGAACAGCGCGTCGACGCTCGGCGATTGCGACAGTTTCCAGGCCAGCGCGTGT comes from Candidatus Eremiobacteraceae bacterium and encodes:
- the purF gene encoding amidophosphoribosyltransferase produces the protein MDTPLPQSWNGYLPKPEGSEDAIHDACGVCGFFTPGQDVARATFFALYALQHRGQESAGMAVSDGAVLRCHKEMGLISQVFDEAHLGALSGHLSVGHTRYSTSGSSVVYNAQPLMMHCDLGWFAIAHNGNLVNTGALRDLLSDTTVPTSNSDTDIMARLIALEPDGDMEERIVRTMDRCIGAFSIVMCTETQLFGFRDPWGIRPLCLGKYNGGWMLASESCALSTVGAEFVREVEPGEIIIIDANGMRSRMVPTEFKRANCVFEYIYFSRPDTVYAGRELYLARYRMGRELAKEHAVEADVVMGVPDSATAAAIGYADESGLPYIEGLMKNRYIGRTFIQPDQQIRAQGVKLKFNPLLANLNGRRVVLVDDSIVRGTTTKQLVALLRRSGAKSVHVRITCPPMRHPCFLGVDTASYDQLIAANLTVPQIREEIGADSLGFLSLDGLIAATERDRRELCTGCFTGKYPQGIDEQLQGVVRPVEGVLADPAMSG
- the purD gene encoding phosphoribosylamine--glycine ligase; translation: MKVLIVGAGGREHALAWKLSQSPSVDALFTAPGNAGTAVLGTNWPGAPVTAAPQIVAKSLAEGIGLAVIGPEAALAAGLADALRAAGIPTFGPNRNGARLESSKAFAKQFMARHGIPTARFRLVHDLKQAQRQLNEWAWGSVVVKADGLAAGKGVVVCETVAEARSLLEGWYGERKVPGGGSTVVLEEALRGREASVMWVTDGHRAYSLAPACDYKRAGDGDTGPNTGGMGAYSPAADVLDDAGSTRIGVEIMAPALEGLRHDGTDYRGCLYAGVMVTADGPMLLEFNARFGDPETEVVLPRLESDLAALLLGCANGEVAEKDQPRFTSRACVGVVLATEGYPLKSEPVKGLPHVDGATFWGSSAINGETVDAAGGRVLTVTALGDTIADARAAAYASCGAYGKRLAPGTKLVCRSDIAARVPAD
- a CDS encoding bifunctional salicylyl-CoA 5-hydroxylase/oxidoreductase — encoded protein: MRIACIGGGPAGLYFALLMKRSDPNHAITVYERNRPGDTFGWGVVFSDQTLGNLALADPPSHREIEDGFIHWDDIDIHFRGRLITAGGQGFSGIRRTVLLDILARRAAALGVEIQFQTDVADDAQVAGADLIVACDGANSRIRAIHADVFGPVLETRECRYVWMGTAKHLDAFTFAFERTEAGWFTLHAYPFDPETSTFIVECREETWRAAGLDAMNVAQTTAFCEKLFGRYLDGHALRCNAAHLANPWVTFVQVRNRSWHHGNIVLLGDAAHTAHFSIGSGTKLAMEDAIALARAVASSANLETAFEAYEAERTVEVLRLQNAARNSMEWFEHVDRYASLGPEQFAYSLLTRSQRISHENLRTRDGAYVADVEAWVADSAQAPHRPAPPMFTPFKLRDLELHNRIVVSPMAMYSCTDGMPNDFYLVHLGSRAQGGAALVFTEMTCVSADARISPGCAGLYSPGHAAAWTRIVEFVHEWTHAKIALQLGHAGPKGSTQLGWEDGDEPLASGNWPLIAPSAMASGPSNALPQEMTRADMDRVRDEFVRAARLGAACGFDLLELHCAHGYLLSSFITPLSNHRQDEYGGSLANRLRYPLEVFSALRAVWPQERPMSVRISATDWVDGGITGADSVEIARAFKAAGADLIDVSAGQTSRLASPVYGRMFQTPYSDRIRNEVGIATMAVGNIFEPDHANGIIAAGRADLCALARPHLADPYWTLHAAAQLGYETVDWPKQYLQGKAQYLRNLQRAMQTQAAQA